Proteins co-encoded in one Malus domestica chromosome 09, GDT2T_hap1 genomic window:
- the LOC103426405 gene encoding large ribosomal subunit protein uL30z yields MTEEMAQPLTYIPEVILKRRKTNEELALRRKEQLEQRKFKSQQNKQEYIKKPEDFIKEYRYREMDLVHMKHRLKRKRPALETANSQLLLVVRIQGKNDMHPVVRKALYSLKLRKIFNAVFVKATDAILEKLQRVQPYVTYGYPNLKNVRELIYKKGFAKIDKKKVPLTDNNLIEQAMGQYDVICIEDIVHEIATIGPHFKEVTGFLWPFVLNKPEAGLKGSKTVYKDGGDAGDRGDKINELISKMN; encoded by the exons ATGACGGAAGAGATGGCGCAGCCGTTGACGTATATACCGGAGGTTATATTGAAGAGAAGGAAAACCAATGAGGAGTTGGCTTTGAGGAGGAAAGAGCAATTGGAGCAGAGGAAGTTTAAGTCTCAGCAAAATAAGCAAGAATATATTAAGAAACCTGAGGATTTCATCAAAGAGTATCGCTACAGG GAGATGGACCTTGTCCACATGAAACACAGGTTAAAGAGAAAAAGGCCAGCATTGGAGACAGCTAACTCACAGCTTCTTTTGGTCGTCCGCATACAGGG GAAAAATGACATGCACCCTGTTGTTAGGAAGGCCTTATATAGCCTAAAATTGAGGAAAATTTTCAATGCTGTCTTTGTGAAAGCAACTGACGCTATATTAGAAAAGTTGCAGAGGGTGCAGCCGTATGTTACCTATGG GTATCCTAACCTTAAGAATGTGAGGGAGCTGATTTACAAGAAGGGCTTTGCAAAGATAGACAAGAAGAAAGTTCCTCTGACAGACAACAACCTTATTGAACAG GCAATGGGGCAGTATGATGTTATATGCATAGAAGATATAGTGCATGAAATTGCCACGATTGGCCCACATTTTAAGGAGGTTACTGGTTTTTTATGGCCCTTTGTGCTTAACAAGCCTGAAGCAGGATTAAAAGGTTCAAAAACGGTATACAAGGATGGCGGAGATGCTGGCGATCGCGGGGATAAGATCAATGAACTAATTAGCAAGATGAATTAA